From Microbacterium sp. YJN-G, a single genomic window includes:
- a CDS encoding CDP-glycerol glycerophosphotransferase family protein, translating into MDAITDAKKAYRLLRRAFAARTARQRVRGMLLTRSPHPAGRFRIAVYFADTDVNMYQIRQWYRPLQAIADRFPVIVLSRSPLGAEALLRDGALPVAFVPQIDELEQVLAAQDIRIVLYVNQNARNFQMFRYAQRWHVFINHGESDKIYMASNQYKAYDYALIAGQMAHDRLAEALWDYDVDHRTIRIGRPQADHFAGDVPYEPDDRTVVLYAPTWEGDRASMSYGSVLSHGVTLVEQLLASGRHRVIYRPHPRTGVMDDAYGAASRRIIGMLSAANAADPEAQHVYDDGPEIGWQLVAADVAILDVSAMIYDRLATGRPLIVTRPRDEEAEIDRSGYLSDCEWLTTADAADVVGEVDRVLQDDEAIARLVHWSTRYFGDTTPGAATARFADAIRELSDRWERHRDQDAGRTGR; encoded by the coding sequence ATGGATGCCATCACCGATGCGAAGAAGGCGTACCGGCTGCTCCGGCGGGCGTTCGCGGCACGGACCGCGCGGCAGCGGGTGCGGGGCATGCTCCTGACGCGGTCACCGCATCCGGCCGGCCGCTTCCGGATCGCCGTGTACTTCGCCGACACCGACGTGAACATGTATCAGATCCGGCAGTGGTACCGCCCTCTGCAGGCGATCGCCGACCGGTTCCCCGTGATCGTGCTCTCGCGCTCGCCGCTGGGTGCCGAGGCGCTGCTGCGCGACGGAGCCCTGCCCGTGGCGTTCGTGCCGCAGATCGACGAGCTCGAACAGGTGCTCGCCGCACAGGACATCCGCATCGTCCTCTACGTGAACCAGAACGCGCGCAACTTCCAGATGTTCCGGTACGCGCAGCGCTGGCACGTGTTCATCAACCATGGTGAGTCCGACAAGATCTACATGGCCAGCAACCAGTACAAGGCCTACGATTACGCGCTGATCGCCGGGCAGATGGCACACGACCGGCTCGCCGAGGCGCTTTGGGACTACGACGTGGATCACCGCACGATCCGCATCGGGCGACCGCAGGCCGACCATTTCGCCGGCGACGTGCCCTACGAGCCCGATGACCGCACGGTCGTGCTCTACGCGCCGACCTGGGAGGGCGACCGCGCCTCGATGAGCTACGGCTCGGTGCTCAGCCACGGCGTCACCCTGGTCGAGCAGCTGCTCGCCTCGGGCCGGCACCGTGTCATCTACCGACCTCATCCGCGCACGGGTGTCATGGACGACGCGTACGGCGCCGCCAGCAGGCGCATCATCGGGATGCTGTCGGCCGCGAACGCCGCCGATCCGGAGGCGCAGCACGTGTATGACGATGGCCCGGAGATCGGCTGGCAGCTGGTCGCCGCCGATGTCGCCATCCTGGACGTGTCGGCGATGATCTACGACCGCCTCGCCACGGGACGGCCGCTGATCGTCACGCGTCCTCGCGATGAGGAGGCCGAGATCGACCGCTCCGGCTACCTCTCCGACTGCGAATGGCTCACGACCGCCGACGCCGCGGACGTGGTCGGCGAGGTGGACCGCGTGCTCCAGGACGACGAGGCCATCGCGCGCCTGGTGCACTGGTCGACGCGTTACTTCGGTGACACCACGCCCGGTGCCGCGACCGCCCGCTTCGCGGACGCGATCCGGGAGCTGTCGGACCGGTGGGAGCGCCACCGCGACCAGGATGCCGGTAGAACCGGGCGTTAA
- a CDS encoding glycosyltransferase, whose translation MPVLNEIDYLEHAVQSVLEQDVEGPTELVLALGPSTDGTTELARRLAAADERIRLVDNPQAHIPVGLNAAIRASRHPTVIRVDAHSELAPGYARRALATLSRTGAANVGGVMHAGGRTPFQRAVARLYNSPVGLGGGAYHGGAQEGEAESAYLGVMRRDVIEAVGLFDETIRRGEDWELNLRIRQAGHLVWFDPALSVTYWPRENWWRLARQFRATGAWRGELVRRYGRSNGLRFFAPPALVLITALAVIVGVLQLTGVLRGLASVVASLVYVPVVVYALLVIAVGLGGVGIARGPRGLRERLWTLAVLPTMHIAWGLGFLAGVLRGAGDTVDASRLGERNTPLP comes from the coding sequence ATGCCCGTGCTCAACGAGATCGACTATCTCGAGCACGCGGTGCAGTCGGTGCTGGAGCAGGACGTCGAGGGTCCCACCGAGCTCGTGCTCGCACTCGGTCCCTCCACGGACGGCACCACCGAGCTCGCCCGGCGGCTGGCCGCTGCGGACGAGCGGATCCGGCTGGTCGATAACCCTCAGGCGCACATCCCCGTCGGGTTGAACGCGGCGATCCGGGCGAGCCGGCATCCCACCGTCATCCGGGTCGACGCGCACTCCGAGCTCGCGCCCGGATACGCGCGGCGCGCCCTGGCCACCCTGAGCCGCACCGGGGCGGCGAACGTCGGCGGCGTCATGCACGCCGGCGGCCGCACGCCGTTCCAGCGCGCCGTCGCGCGCCTGTACAACTCCCCCGTCGGACTCGGCGGCGGCGCGTATCACGGCGGCGCGCAGGAGGGCGAGGCGGAGTCGGCGTACCTCGGGGTGATGCGACGCGACGTCATCGAAGCCGTCGGGCTGTTCGACGAGACGATCCGCCGCGGCGAGGACTGGGAGCTGAATCTGCGCATCCGGCAGGCCGGGCACCTGGTCTGGTTCGATCCGGCTCTGTCGGTGACCTACTGGCCGCGGGAGAACTGGTGGCGGCTGGCCAGGCAGTTCCGTGCCACCGGTGCGTGGCGCGGCGAGCTGGTCCGCCGCTACGGGCGCAGCAACGGTCTGCGCTTCTTCGCGCCGCCCGCGCTGGTGCTCATCACAGCACTCGCGGTGATCGTCGGCGTGCTGCAGCTGACCGGGGTGCTGCGCGGCCTTGCGTCCGTGGTGGCATCGCTCGTGTACGTGCCGGTCGTCGTCTACGCGCTGCTGGTGATCGCGGTCGGGCTGGGCGGTGTCGGCATCGCTCGCGGGCCTCGCGGCCTGCGTGAGCGGCTGTGGACGCTGGCCGTGCTGCCGACCATGCACATCGCCTGGGGGCTCGGGTTCCTGGCGGGTGTGCTGCGCGGCGCCGGCGACACGGTCGACGCCTCGCGGCTCGGCGAGCGCAACACGCCGCTTCCCTGA
- a CDS encoding 5-(carboxyamino)imidazole ribonucleotide synthase — MTVRVGVIGGGQLARMMIAPAVELGIDLRVLAEDEGMSAQLAATAVGDYRDLETVRAFARDVDVITFDHEHVPQDVLRALVGDGVQVHPGPDALQFAQDKLVMRRRLAELGIPQPEWGAVRDADELQAFIDDHGGGAVVKTPRGGYDGKGVRVVRAGTDAADWFSDLADGEALLAEELVSFTRELAQQVARRPGGEVVAYPVVETVQRDGVCAEVIAPAPGASIRLAEVAEGIGRAIAEGIGVTGMLAVELFETDDERILVNELAMRPHNSGHWSQDGAVTGQFEQHLRAVADLPLGRTEPRSPWTVMVNILGGPAEGALEDRFAGAMAEHPEAKIHTYGKAPRPGRKVGHVNVTGDDLDDAVYTARAAAARFL, encoded by the coding sequence ATGACGGTGCGCGTGGGAGTGATCGGCGGAGGACAGCTCGCGAGGATGATGATCGCGCCGGCGGTGGAGCTCGGCATCGATCTGCGCGTGCTCGCCGAGGACGAGGGGATGTCCGCTCAGCTCGCAGCCACCGCGGTCGGCGACTACCGTGACCTCGAGACCGTGCGCGCCTTCGCTCGCGACGTCGACGTCATCACCTTCGACCACGAGCACGTGCCGCAGGACGTGTTGCGCGCGCTCGTCGGCGACGGCGTGCAGGTGCACCCCGGTCCCGACGCCCTGCAGTTCGCCCAGGACAAGCTCGTCATGCGTCGCCGCCTCGCGGAGCTCGGCATCCCGCAGCCGGAATGGGGTGCCGTCCGGGATGCTGACGAACTGCAGGCCTTCATCGACGACCACGGCGGCGGAGCCGTCGTGAAGACCCCGCGCGGCGGCTACGACGGCAAGGGCGTGCGCGTCGTGCGCGCCGGAACCGACGCCGCGGACTGGTTCTCGGATCTCGCCGACGGCGAAGCGCTGCTCGCCGAGGAGCTGGTGTCGTTCACGCGCGAACTCGCCCAGCAGGTCGCCCGCCGTCCCGGCGGCGAGGTCGTCGCCTACCCGGTGGTCGAGACGGTGCAGCGCGACGGCGTGTGCGCCGAGGTCATCGCGCCGGCCCCCGGCGCGAGCATCCGGCTCGCCGAGGTGGCGGAGGGCATCGGACGCGCCATCGCGGAGGGCATCGGCGTGACCGGGATGCTCGCGGTGGAGCTGTTCGAGACCGACGACGAGCGCATCCTCGTCAACGAGCTCGCCATGCGCCCGCACAACAGCGGGCACTGGAGCCAGGACGGCGCCGTGACCGGGCAGTTCGAGCAGCACCTGCGGGCCGTCGCCGATCTGCCGCTCGGACGCACCGAGCCGCGCTCGCCGTGGACCGTCATGGTCAACATCCTCGGCGGCCCCGCCGAGGGCGCCCTGGAGGACCGGTTCGCGGGTGCGATGGCTGAGCATCCGGAGGCCAAGATCCACACCTACGGCAAGGCACCGCGTCCCGGACGCAAGGTCGGGCACGTGAACGTCACCGGCGACGACCTCGACGACGCCGTGTACACGGCTCGTGCCGCCGCCGCACGGTTCCTGTGA
- a CDS encoding biotin--[acetyl-CoA-carboxylase] ligase has protein sequence MHLTRTASVASHLLVLPECGSTNAELRRRAADAATWPHLSVLITDTQTAGRGRLDRTWSTPPGSALAVSVLLRDLPADFEVRGWIPLAAGVAMTDAVAAQLPGHEVGLKWPNDILVGGRKICGILAEVTGSAVIVGTGINTAMTADQLPVPTATSFAALDVVVDADRLVSDYLSGLSAAIAGLARTGDAESAGVHAAATQRCLTLGQDVNVSLPGGDALHGRAVRLASDGRLVVDTGSGKQEVSSGDVVHVRPA, from the coding sequence ATGCACCTGACCCGCACGGCATCCGTGGCCTCCCATCTGCTCGTGCTGCCGGAGTGCGGATCGACCAACGCCGAGCTGCGCCGGCGGGCGGCGGATGCTGCCACGTGGCCGCACCTGTCGGTGCTGATCACCGACACGCAGACCGCGGGCCGGGGCAGGCTCGACCGCACCTGGAGCACGCCGCCCGGGTCGGCGCTCGCCGTGTCGGTGCTGCTGCGGGATCTGCCCGCTGACTTCGAGGTGCGCGGCTGGATCCCGCTCGCGGCCGGCGTCGCGATGACGGATGCCGTGGCAGCCCAGCTGCCCGGCCACGAGGTCGGCTTGAAATGGCCGAACGACATCCTCGTCGGCGGGCGCAAGATCTGCGGCATCCTCGCCGAGGTCACCGGCTCCGCCGTGATCGTCGGCACCGGCATCAACACGGCGATGACGGCCGACCAGCTGCCGGTGCCCACCGCCACCTCGTTCGCCGCGCTCGACGTCGTCGTCGACGCCGACCGTCTCGTCTCCGACTACCTCTCCGGCCTGTCCGCCGCGATCGCCGGACTGGCACGCACCGGGGATGCCGAGTCCGCGGGGGTGCACGCCGCGGCGACGCAGCGCTGCCTCACCCTCGGGCAGGATGTGAACGTCTCGCTGCCCGGCGGCGATGCACTGCACGGCCGGGCCGTGCGCCTGGCCTCGGACGGCCGGCTGGTCGTCGACACCGGCTCGGGGAAGCAGGAGGTCTCGTCGGGCGACGTCGTACACGTCAGGCCCGCCTGA
- a CDS encoding CDP-glycerol glycerophosphotransferase family protein, with amino-acid sequence MASFSFGTGNAAKLLRLPLYAAGRIGTMLVPRGEVWVFGCGAGIGDGALALHREARAAGHRTLWLTRSAQEEAQARALGIRTRRRDGLRGWWATARAGVLVVTHGLGDVNRYGSTDGFVVQLWHGIPLKRIGLDSPVTAQVPAGLPGGRLLRRLLSVAYRGAAQRIRVLPAASHRARGRLESAFRLGHDRVVVTGEPRVDVLSAGTPQERRLSASALLTRTGPLLQNQRALLYAPTWRDGAADPAVPDAAQWVRIVRMLEKHDAILFIRSHPLGAGSYSPPWSSGRVRMLGSELIADVTPALPRIDLLITDYSSMAYDVGLLATPVVYLAPDVAEYARERGFYGTYEDVAGDDYARDWGEAIAQIDEVLGDAAEHARRAERSAELSAHMHAFRDGGNARRVYQAIRARGIPGPKGAR; translated from the coding sequence GTGGCGTCCTTCTCATTCGGCACCGGCAACGCGGCGAAGCTGCTCCGTCTGCCGCTGTATGCCGCGGGACGCATAGGAACGATGCTCGTGCCGCGCGGCGAGGTCTGGGTGTTCGGCTGCGGAGCCGGAATCGGCGACGGTGCGCTCGCCCTGCACCGCGAGGCGCGGGCGGCGGGGCACCGCACACTCTGGCTCACCCGCTCCGCGCAGGAGGAGGCACAGGCCAGGGCTCTGGGAATCCGCACGCGGCGCCGCGACGGGCTGCGCGGCTGGTGGGCCACCGCACGCGCGGGTGTGCTCGTGGTCACGCACGGTCTCGGCGACGTCAACCGCTACGGCAGCACCGACGGCTTCGTCGTGCAGCTGTGGCACGGCATTCCGCTCAAGCGCATCGGGCTGGATTCACCGGTGACCGCACAGGTTCCCGCCGGACTCCCGGGCGGTCGCCTGCTGCGCCGCCTGCTCAGCGTCGCGTACCGCGGTGCGGCGCAGCGCATCCGGGTGCTGCCGGCCGCCTCGCATCGCGCACGCGGACGGCTCGAGTCCGCATTCCGACTCGGGCATGATCGCGTGGTGGTCACCGGCGAGCCCCGCGTCGACGTGCTCTCGGCCGGCACGCCGCAGGAGCGGCGCCTATCGGCATCCGCTCTGCTCACCCGCACCGGACCTCTGCTGCAGAACCAGCGCGCGCTGCTGTACGCGCCGACCTGGCGCGACGGCGCCGCCGATCCGGCGGTGCCGGATGCCGCGCAATGGGTGCGGATCGTGCGGATGCTCGAGAAGCACGACGCGATCCTGTTCATCCGCTCCCACCCGCTGGGTGCCGGCTCGTACTCACCGCCGTGGTCCAGCGGACGGGTGAGGATGCTCGGCTCCGAGCTGATCGCCGACGTCACCCCTGCACTGCCTCGCATCGACCTGCTGATCACCGACTACTCATCCATGGCGTACGACGTAGGGCTGCTCGCGACACCGGTCGTGTACCTCGCGCCCGACGTCGCGGAATACGCGCGGGAGCGCGGCTTCTACGGCACCTACGAGGACGTCGCGGGTGACGACTACGCGCGTGACTGGGGCGAGGCGATCGCGCAGATCGACGAGGTGCTCGGTGACGCCGCAGAGCACGCTCGGCGGGCGGAGCGCTCGGCAGAGCTCAGCGCGCACATGCACGCCTTCCGCGACGGCGGCAACGCCCGCCGCGTGTACCAGGCCATCCGCGCACGGGGAATCCCCGGGCCGAAAGGAGCACGATGA
- a CDS encoding CDP-glycerol glycerophosphotransferase family protein, translating to MGVVSDGKKAYRLLRKALASRTAVQRVRRTLKAQGPHPHGHYRVAVYFADGAVNMYQMRQWYRPLAELAKHWPVVVLSRSATGAEKLIEEDGPPVAFVPTVRNLEKFLAKQDIRVVLYVNQNTRNFQMFRYGRRWHVFINHGESDKMYMTTNQYKAYDYALIAGQAARDRLSRTLWDYDLDRRAIEIGRPQADHYSGTLPYTPDERRVVLYAPTWEGDRPSAHYGSIASHGERLMRALLASDRHRVIYRPHPRSGVVDDEYGAAHRRILAAIEAANAADPAAQHVYDDGPDLGWQLAAADVAIVDISAMVYDRLASGKPLLITRPADERASIDTSGYLSACEWLSVSGADDIIAEVERVSADQEAVSRLHTWVQHYFGDTTPGAATAKFHAAIEQLMQKWDEWHARDAVPDAELDDDDDDASDDED from the coding sequence ATGGGTGTTGTCTCGGACGGGAAGAAGGCGTATCGGCTGCTACGGAAGGCACTCGCCTCACGCACCGCCGTGCAGCGGGTCCGCCGCACCCTCAAAGCCCAGGGCCCGCATCCGCACGGCCATTACAGGGTCGCGGTGTACTTCGCCGACGGCGCCGTGAACATGTATCAGATGCGCCAGTGGTACCGCCCGCTGGCCGAGCTCGCGAAGCACTGGCCGGTCGTGGTGCTCTCCCGCAGCGCCACGGGCGCCGAGAAGCTCATCGAGGAGGACGGCCCGCCGGTGGCGTTCGTGCCCACGGTGCGCAACCTCGAGAAGTTCCTCGCCAAGCAGGACATCCGCGTCGTCCTGTACGTGAACCAGAACACCCGCAACTTCCAGATGTTCCGGTACGGGCGCCGCTGGCATGTGTTCATCAACCACGGCGAGTCCGACAAGATGTACATGACCACCAATCAGTACAAGGCGTATGACTACGCGCTCATCGCCGGGCAGGCCGCCCGCGACCGGCTCAGCCGCACGCTGTGGGATTACGACCTCGACCGTCGCGCGATCGAGATCGGCCGGCCGCAGGCCGACCACTACTCCGGAACCCTGCCGTACACCCCCGATGAGCGCAGGGTCGTGCTGTACGCGCCCACCTGGGAGGGCGACCGTCCTTCGGCCCACTACGGCTCGATCGCCAGCCACGGTGAGCGGCTCATGCGCGCCCTGCTGGCCAGCGACCGACATCGCGTGATCTACCGGCCCCACCCGCGCAGCGGCGTCGTCGATGACGAGTACGGGGCGGCGCACCGCCGCATCCTCGCCGCGATCGAGGCGGCCAACGCCGCCGACCCGGCCGCCCAGCACGTGTACGACGACGGTCCCGATCTCGGCTGGCAGCTCGCGGCGGCCGATGTCGCGATCGTCGACATCTCGGCGATGGTCTACGACCGGCTGGCCTCCGGCAAGCCGCTGCTGATCACCCGGCCCGCCGATGAGCGTGCGTCGATCGACACGTCCGGCTACCTGTCGGCGTGCGAGTGGCTCAGCGTGAGCGGCGCCGACGACATCATCGCCGAAGTGGAGCGCGTGAGCGCCGACCAGGAAGCGGTGTCGCGCCTGCACACCTGGGTGCAGCACTACTTCGGCGACACCACTCCCGGAGCGGCCACGGCCAAGTTCCACGCCGCCATCGAGCAGCTCATGCAGAAGTGGGACGAGTGGCACGCGCGTGACGCCGTCCCGGACGCCGAGCTCGATGACGATGATGACGACGCCTCCGACGACGAGGACTGA
- the purE gene encoding 5-(carboxyamino)imidazole ribonucleotide mutase, with translation MGSDSDWRVMSDASQALTDFGIPHEVEVVSAHRTPDKLMSYAREARGRGIRTIIAGAGGAAHLPGMLASMTALPVIGVPVPLAYLDGMDSLLSIVQMPAGIPVATVSIGGARNAGILAARILGASDAELADRIEAYARELEGQVEQKNQRLKDSL, from the coding sequence ATGGGTTCCGACTCCGACTGGCGCGTGATGAGCGACGCCTCGCAGGCGCTCACTGACTTCGGCATCCCGCACGAGGTCGAGGTCGTCTCAGCCCACCGCACACCCGACAAGCTGATGAGCTATGCGCGCGAGGCCCGCGGCCGCGGCATCCGCACGATCATCGCCGGCGCCGGCGGAGCCGCGCATCTTCCCGGCATGCTCGCCTCGATGACCGCGCTGCCCGTCATCGGCGTGCCCGTTCCGCTGGCCTACCTCGACGGCATGGACTCGCTGCTGTCGATCGTGCAGATGCCTGCAGGCATCCCTGTGGCCACCGTCTCCATCGGCGGTGCCCGCAACGCCGGCATCCTCGCGGCGCGCATCCTCGGTGCCTCCGACGCCGAACTCGCCGACCGCATCGAGGCGTACGCGCGCGAGCTCGAGGGCCAGGTGGAGCAGAAGAATCAGCGGCTGAAGGACTCGCTGTGA
- a CDS encoding CDP-glycerol glycerophosphotransferase family protein encodes MTTARIDEQAQTLIIAGTGPRPASAQLTGPRACVAAKLTGGGRTWKAAFPLRVARWGGAELPLPAGEYEIEAEGADLTAVELAPVLLPILRVSVRGDRVQIGAPLDAVYETAEGQRTLELRYVAQAGGSENAVFFESFYGQTSGCNPRAIDRVLAERAPSVQRYWAVTDLSVEVPEGAVAVVEGSPEWWRARADSRLLVVNDWLRRRFVRKPGQHVLQTWHGTPLKRLALHRPGFDPRRMAAVVKESRRWDAVLAQNTYAARVLRKAYALFGKPIWVEGYPRNDVFANGDPAAVREALGIGAGERVLLYAPTWRDDRAEMVDFLDPEELAARTDSVVLVRGHSRTLKPGRDQSGARVIDVTGYPETARLLLIADALITDYSSVMFDFSVTGRPMYFLVPDLEHYRGQLRGFYFDLAERAPGPLVRTQQELIDALLDDGGADAYRDRYAAWTAQFNRLDDGGAADRVVSRILDQGWLNP; translated from the coding sequence ATGACGACCGCTCGGATCGATGAGCAGGCGCAGACCCTGATCATCGCGGGGACCGGGCCGCGGCCGGCATCGGCCCAGCTCACGGGACCGCGTGCCTGCGTCGCCGCGAAGCTGACCGGCGGCGGGCGCACGTGGAAGGCCGCCTTCCCGCTGCGCGTGGCGCGGTGGGGCGGCGCCGAGCTGCCGCTTCCTGCGGGGGAATACGAAATCGAGGCCGAGGGTGCGGATCTCACCGCCGTCGAGCTGGCGCCCGTGCTGCTGCCGATCCTGCGCGTGTCTGTCCGCGGTGATCGCGTGCAGATCGGCGCACCGCTGGACGCGGTCTACGAGACCGCGGAGGGGCAGCGCACCCTCGAGCTGCGCTACGTCGCCCAGGCAGGGGGCAGCGAGAACGCAGTCTTCTTCGAAAGCTTCTACGGACAGACCTCCGGCTGCAACCCGCGCGCGATCGATCGCGTGCTCGCCGAGCGCGCACCCTCCGTGCAGCGGTACTGGGCAGTCACCGACCTGTCGGTGGAGGTGCCCGAGGGCGCCGTCGCCGTCGTCGAGGGCAGCCCCGAGTGGTGGCGTGCCCGCGCGGACTCGCGGCTGCTGGTCGTGAACGACTGGCTACGCCGACGGTTCGTGCGCAAGCCGGGCCAGCACGTGCTGCAGACCTGGCACGGCACACCGCTGAAGCGCCTCGCACTGCACCGTCCCGGCTTCGACCCGCGGCGCATGGCCGCCGTCGTCAAGGAATCCCGCCGGTGGGATGCCGTGCTCGCGCAGAACACCTATGCCGCGCGTGTGCTTCGCAAGGCGTATGCCCTGTTCGGCAAGCCCATCTGGGTCGAGGGGTACCCGCGCAACGACGTCTTTGCCAACGGCGACCCGGCTGCTGTGCGGGAGGCGCTCGGCATCGGCGCGGGCGAGCGGGTGCTGCTGTATGCGCCGACGTGGCGGGACGACCGCGCCGAGATGGTCGACTTCCTCGACCCGGAGGAGCTCGCGGCTCGCACCGACTCGGTGGTGCTCGTGCGCGGGCATTCGCGCACGCTCAAGCCCGGCCGCGACCAGTCCGGCGCCCGGGTCATCGACGTCACGGGATACCCGGAGACCGCGCGGCTGCTGCTCATCGCGGATGCTCTCATCACGGACTACTCATCGGTCATGTTCGACTTCAGCGTGACCGGGCGGCCGATGTACTTCCTCGTGCCCGACCTCGAGCACTACCGCGGGCAGCTGCGCGGGTTCTACTTCGACCTCGCCGAACGCGCCCCCGGTCCGCTCGTGCGCACTCAGCAGGAGCTGATCGACGCGCTGCTCGACGACGGTGGAGCGGATGCCTACCGCGACCGCTATGCCGCCTGGACGGCGCAGTTCAACCGACTGGACGACGGCGGCGCCGCCGACCGTGTCGTCTCCCGCATCCTCGACCAGGGCTGGCTCAACCCCTGA
- a CDS encoding LCP family protein, giving the protein MTLAAPRAPHTGARPLIETRPLRHPDSRDPALMGRRGWWLLVMNVLVPGSAQVLAGSRRLGRFGLGATLLGWLLVIVAAGLAIVAQPALIWLTTGPLSWLVLTVVQVLLIGYVLLWIVLTIDALRLVRLVKVPTITRWAAPVAAMVVLALVSSGAVYASTVAASSRGAIDAIFGSSGPSLPPSDGYYNILLLGADSGDGRDSLRFDSISVASINAETGATTITGIPRELPNPPFSEGSPMLSEYPDGFRGHRDSTCGWSGWMNQIRNAAEVCREDQGTGLYPDAAAQGSAPGIEATKDAAEGVLGIEIPYYVFLDMNGFAALIDALGGVEIEVTQRLPKGGGPGDTNQSVDEWAIGWIEPGLQRMDGDTAQWYARSRYTTNDWDRMKRQRQLQEAILAQFTPENVLSRFSAIADASAVLADTDLPKDKLPEFFDLMLKAKKQPVTRIELTPENGVDEHEPDYDQIHEMVRTALHPPKPETEAPSE; this is encoded by the coding sequence GTGACCCTGGCGGCTCCGCGTGCCCCGCATACGGGTGCGCGACCGCTGATCGAGACACGGCCGCTGCGGCATCCTGACAGCCGTGATCCCGCGCTGATGGGACGGCGCGGCTGGTGGCTGCTCGTCATGAACGTGCTGGTGCCTGGTTCGGCGCAGGTGCTCGCAGGCAGCCGGCGGCTGGGTCGCTTCGGGCTCGGGGCCACGCTGCTGGGCTGGCTGCTCGTCATCGTCGCGGCAGGCCTGGCGATCGTGGCGCAGCCCGCCCTGATCTGGCTCACCACGGGGCCCCTGTCGTGGCTCGTGCTCACTGTCGTGCAGGTGCTGCTGATCGGCTACGTGCTGCTGTGGATCGTGCTGACCATCGACGCGCTGCGGCTGGTGCGGCTGGTGAAGGTGCCGACGATCACACGGTGGGCGGCACCCGTTGCGGCGATGGTCGTACTCGCACTTGTCAGCTCCGGCGCGGTGTACGCGTCGACCGTCGCCGCATCCAGCCGGGGCGCGATCGATGCCATCTTCGGCAGCAGCGGACCCAGCCTTCCGCCCAGCGACGGCTACTACAACATCCTGCTGCTCGGTGCCGACAGCGGCGACGGGCGCGACTCGCTGCGCTTCGACAGCATCTCGGTCGCGTCGATCAACGCCGAGACCGGGGCGACGACCATCACCGGCATCCCGCGTGAGCTGCCCAATCCGCCGTTCAGCGAGGGCAGCCCCATGCTCTCCGAGTATCCGGACGGCTTCCGCGGGCACCGCGACAGCACCTGCGGCTGGAGCGGCTGGATGAACCAGATCCGCAACGCCGCCGAGGTGTGCCGCGAGGATCAGGGCACCGGCCTGTACCCGGATGCCGCAGCCCAGGGCTCGGCTCCCGGAATCGAGGCGACCAAGGACGCGGCCGAGGGCGTGCTGGGCATCGAGATTCCGTACTACGTCTTCCTCGACATGAACGGGTTCGCGGCGCTCATCGACGCCCTCGGCGGGGTCGAGATCGAGGTCACCCAGCGGCTGCCGAAGGGTGGCGGCCCCGGGGACACGAACCAGTCCGTCGACGAGTGGGCGATCGGATGGATCGAGCCGGGTCTGCAGCGCATGGACGGTGACACCGCGCAGTGGTACGCGCGCTCCCGGTACACCACGAACGACTGGGACCGGATGAAGCGCCAGCGGCAGCTGCAGGAGGCGATCCTCGCGCAGTTCACGCCCGAGAACGTGCTGTCGAGGTTCAGTGCCATCGCCGACGCGAGCGCAGTACTGGCCGACACCGACCTGCCCAAGGACAAGCTGCCGGAGTTCTTCGACCTGATGCTCAAGGCCAAGAAGCAGCCGGTCACCCGTATCGAACTGACACCGGAGAACGGCGTCGATGAGCACGAGCCCGACTACGACCAGATCCACGAGATGGTCCGGACCGCGCTGCACCCGCCGAAGCCCGAGACCGAGGCACCGTCCGAGTAG
- a CDS encoding PH domain-containing protein, which produces MTQPVTLSGRPMTPPPGAPVEELLVARFRGHARRLFWSALVLVAVCGATAYLYGNLPEGFEDWTLLAAAGAAVLVLVVVPFLVWLSRSYTITTRRVIVHDGIGARRRRELAHARGYSIGVRRGPLQRVWGAGTITLSNGIDAPLRLVNVPSVNLVNEVLADQVEVNQILAHRDAQATGA; this is translated from the coding sequence GTGACCCAGCCCGTGACGCTCAGCGGACGGCCGATGACGCCGCCGCCCGGTGCGCCCGTCGAGGAACTCCTCGTCGCGCGATTCCGCGGTCATGCCCGCAGGCTGTTCTGGTCGGCGCTGGTGCTCGTCGCCGTGTGCGGAGCCACCGCCTACCTGTACGGGAACCTCCCGGAGGGATTCGAGGACTGGACGCTGCTGGCAGCCGCCGGCGCCGCAGTGCTCGTCCTCGTCGTCGTGCCCTTCCTGGTGTGGCTCTCGCGCTCGTACACGATCACGACCCGCCGGGTCATCGTGCACGACGGGATCGGCGCCCGCCGCCGCCGTGAGCTCGCGCACGCGCGGGGCTACTCGATCGGCGTGCGTCGCGGCCCGCTGCAGCGGGTGTGGGGCGCCGGCACGATCACGCTCAGCAACGGCATCGACGCGCCGCTGCGACTGGTGAACGTGCCCAGCGTGAACCTGGTGAACGAGGTGCTCGCCGATCAGGTCGAGGTGAACCAGATCCTCGCGCACCGCGATGCCCAGGCCACCGGCGCCTGA